In Takifugu flavidus isolate HTHZ2018 chromosome 13, ASM371156v2, whole genome shotgun sequence, the following are encoded in one genomic region:
- the stra6 gene encoding receptor for retinol uptake stra6, with amino-acid sequence MDKYDPLDYEYPDLDPLPSKIEDEIISPCDPTADDKLYHIIITAISCVVMLILVILSRRMKAGDRQRGLLGLLSPVNFLDHTQHKGLAVAVFGVLLCKLWGLIVSPNPLPFTTDTHNKQNWVILGVFFYPALYYPLLACGTLHNKVGYVLGSLLSWTHFTVLVWQKIDCPRTTLIHKHFSLFSSLPQIVCLAFLSFQYPLLLFKGFKDTEQNKGSEDLNSSYYKDYVKKILKKKPSKMSTSSAELPKLPQRIVNAVKSYIYMPEEAFCFPLKLAISAVVSFIALYQVGLLLISAVVPHLQKARLGVDENIASVLAGFKITLSPDRHEVVKIVVYYIWCVEVCYISAMVLSCLVNLLMLMRSMVLHRDNLKGLYRGDIYNVYNCQRNMRASRPALVCWMGYTGFTAAHICIGMLVQTMVFFLCLLVGVFLIIIPILYRQHLILFQMLWSMWPFWLMILLSVLLQHIVGRFCFVKKIAGTRDLDNRANLFLLTYLMFPVNVLIGVLLGVWRMIITAMFNIVHMGRMDISLLNRNVEPLDPAYRCYAHYLKIEVSQSHPVMKAFCGMLLQSVGQESGAVQRSRDAEEGIQLVQQEKKHKVSSAKRARRHWQLLYTLVNNPSLVGTRKHFQRPTREGFLNGSLHQRNQEASKKAAAAKEAEVAASK; translated from the exons ATGGATAAATATGATCCTCTGGACTACGAGTACCCAGACTTAGATCCTCTGCCTTCAAAAATTGAGGATGA GATAATCTCTCCATGTGACCCCACGGCTGATGACAAGCTCTACCACATAATCATCACAGCCATATCT TGTGTTGTAATGCTGATCCTGGTTATCTTATCCCGGCGAATGAAGgcgggagacagacagaggggccTCCTGGGTTTACTCAG TCCAGTCAACTTCCTGGATCACACGCAGCACAAGGGCCTCGCAGTGGCCGTGTTTGGAGTCCTCCTGTGCAAACTGTGGGGGCTCATCGTGTCACCCAACCCCCTCCCCTTCACCACCGACACACACAACAAAC AGAACTGGGTGATTCTGGGAGTCTTCTTCTACCCTGCACTGTACTACCCTCTCCTGGCATGTGGCACTTTACATAATAAAGTTGGCTACGTTCTGGGAAGCCTCCTGTCGTGGACGCACTTTACTGTCCTGGTCTGGCAGAAAATTGACTGTCCCAGAACGACACTG ATCCACAAACACTTCTCCCTTTTCTCCAGCCTGCCCCAGATAGTTTGCCTGGCCTTCCTTAGTTTCCAGTACCCCCTTCTTCTTTTTAAGGGTTTCAAGGACACCGAACAGAACAAAGGTTCAGAG GATCTCAATAGCAGCTACTATAAAGACTATGTGAAGAAAATTCTCAAGAAGAAGCCCAGCAAAATGAG CACATCGAGTGCAGAGTTGCCAAAGCTCCCTCAGAGGATAGTCAATGCCGTGAAGTCGTACATTTACATGCCAGAAGAAG CTTTCTGTTTTCCACTGAAGCTGGCGATTTCTGCTGTGGTGTCCTTTATCGCACTGTATCAG GTGGGCCTTTTGCTGATTTCCGCAGTGGTGCCACATCTGCAGAAAGCCCGTCTGGGAGTGGATGAAAACATCGCCAGTGTTTTAGCTGGGTTCAAGATTACGCTGTCTCCAGACAGACACGAAGTGGTTAAAATAGTCGTTTACTACATATGGTGTGTTGAAG TGTGTTACATATCTGCCATGGTCCTATCCTGTTTGGTCAACCTGCTGATGCTCATGAGGTCCATGGTCCTCCATCG AGATAATCTCAAGGGACTGTACAGAGGGGATATCTATAATGTTTACAACTGCCAGAGAAATATGAGGGCTTCTCGGCCAGCACTGGTCTGCTGGATGGGATACACAGGCTTCACAGCTGCTCACATCTGCATCG GCATGCTAGTCCAGACCATGGtgttcttcctctgccttctgGTGGGggtcttcctcatcatcatcccaaTTCTGTACAGGCAACATCTGATCCTCTTTCAGATGctgtggagcatgtg GCCCTTCTGGCTGATGATTCTCCTGTCCGTGTTGCTTCAACACATTGTCGGCAGATTTTGTTTCGTTAAAAAAATAGCAGGCACAAGAGACCTGGACAACAG GGCGAATTTGTTCCTGCTGACATACTTGATGTTTCCAGTCAATGTTTTGATTGGAGTGTTACTGGGGGTGTGGCGCATGATCATCACAGCAATGTTCAACATTGTCCACATGGGGCGCATGGATATCAGTCTTCTCAACCGTAATGTGGAACCGCTTGACCCAG cctacCGCTGCTATGCTCATTATCTGAAGATTGAGGTGAGCCAGTCTCATCCTGTGATGAAAGCCTTCTGTGGGATGCTGCTGCAGTCCGTGGGCCAGGAGAGCGGAGCGGTGCAGAGGTCACGGGATGCAGAAGAGG GGATCCAGCTCgtccagcaggagaagaaacaCAAAGTTTCCAGTGCCAAGAGGGCCCGCAGGCACTGGCAGCTCCTCTACACCCTGGTCAACAACCCCTCCCTAGTGGGCACCAGGAAGCACTTCCAGCGTCCGACAAGAGAGGGCTTTCTGAACGGAAGCCTccaccagaggaaccaggaggCGAGCAAAAAAGCAGCCGCAGCCAAGGAGGCGGAGGTAGCTGCCAGcaaataa